The nucleotide window ACCTTTATCCTGGCTGATTGAATGAACTGCTAAAATCTCTCCAGTATCTTTAACAAAAATGATTAGTTTGTTTTCCTTACTAGGCTTTAATTGCACTTCGGGGTATTTATGGAAAGTGCCTAGTGGTACTGTATAACGGTTCGAATGAAACAACACTGTGTTGTCCTTCCTTACACTTCTTGTTATACTTGATTTAATGTTTTGTTTTAAAAGGTTGACCTGTCTCATGTGTTGCTTTTCCAGGAGAAACACATCGGCGGGTCTTCTTTTTGTTCCATTATGAACTTTTCCATTGCCTGTCCTATCCAACCAGTGCTGGCATTGCTCGTTCCAGGAGTCAATATTGTGATAGATTCTGTGTTGAACGAAGTTCTTCTTGACGAAGCCTACTACGTTTTCTACTCTGCCCTTACTTTCAGGGTCTGCCTTTCGGCATAAAACTACTTTAAACTCCACCTCGTTGACAAACTGCTGAAATTCCTCGGTAAGAAGAATATCTCCTTCATTTTCTGCTACTACCAGTAGCCGATCCTGGTCGTACACAATTTCTTTGGAAACTCCGCTAAAAGCAATGAACGCTTTTTTATGTGCCTCTACTACGTCCTTAGTCGTAAATGGCCTATTTTGAAACCAAACATACTTAAACCTCGAATGCGCTAGCACAAATACGATGAACATGAGTTTGACTGGCTTACCAGCTTTGTTTCTTACAGTCACGAAACCGAAATCTGCTTGTATTTGTTCACCCATTGGTGGATCAGGAATGGCTTCATATTCCCGTTTGTTAACCTCTTTAGGGATTGAAAACTCTGCCCGAATATCTTTTACATAATTCCTTACTGTACTTTCTCCAACTTTGAAAGTAGGAAATTTTTCTTTCAGCCAATCATATACTTGGGCTGCCGTCATGTCTGGATATTCCCTCAACCAATTTAATATCAACTCTTTATGTATATCTAATTTTTTCGTTCTAGCCATAGTAGCTGCCGTCCATTCTGCCATTTCATCAGGTGTCTTCTGTAAGTACTTATACACAGTGTTTCTTGATATTTTCATTTTCCTTGCAATAGCTGAAACGCTGTACTTCTGATTGATCAGTCCTCTAATCTCTATATACATTTCAAACTTATCCACCCTTCATTTCCTCCTGCCTATATCTAAGAAGCTAATAATCTATGATATAGCCAAGACTCTCTGTAGTAAATAAGTGTTCATTTTTATTTAGCGGAAACTGTTCACTTTATTCTAGCAGTCACAGAAGACCTTAACCGTTTAAATCGTAGAAAGAAATATCAAGAGGATTCAACACATTCTTCTTTAAAAGATAAACGTGAGAAGCGCGATGAGCTGAAGGAAAAGAAATTTCTGGCACAACAAAACAAATCAGTGGATAGCCAGGAAGTTCCTTAAGGAAAGCTCAAAAGCCAGTGAATAGGGAGTGTGAATATGGATATAAACTGTGAATGGTGCGGCGGAAAAGCAATCAACGGGGAAGGAACGGTTTATTGGGAGTTGCCTGATAGTTCGAGGGCGATTGAGATTACATCAACACCTGCCGTTAATTGTAGAGAATGTGACATGGTGTACCAGACTGAAAACGTAACAAAGGAAATTGAAGATCAATTGTTTTTAGTGGATACAAGGATAATCAGCAATACGATAAGTTTTAAGGAATTAACGGAACTACCTAGATTGTTGAAGAGAAATTATTTTGATTTTTCTTCTTAGAATAACTTTATAATTATTAGGCACTCAGCGATGGGTGCCTTTGTCATGTGATAAAATCTATCTTGGTTAATATATAAATAAAAGAATAATGTGGAATAAGGAAATCTTTATTTGCTTAATGCGTAGTAGATTATTACTACCAACAATTATATCTATGCTAACGCAACCTATCGTTAAGGATCATAAGGAGAAGTATTACGGTAAATAATTAATCATAAAAAAATAGCCGAAAATATGATTAACGGCTATTTTAAACATACTAAAAATTCATTTTTATAAAACTGTTCGACTGTTAAATTTATCTGTCTAAGACTTATTTCATCCAACTCTTTGTTAATGAGTGATAAAGCATCCTCAACATATTTGTACAAACTTAAACCATTTATCTTTTTTATATATTCGTTGTAGGAAATTTCTGAAACTAAATTATAATCAAAGACTCTCTCAAAAAAGTAGCTAATACTAGTTCGGACCATTTGAATATCTAAGTTTAAATTCAAACTTTCTTTGAGACTGGTATATAGAATTGTTAGATATCTAAAAGGCACAATTCCACGTACATAAGGGACAAAATTAAGTTCCATCATAGTAAATAAAATATTCATTGATTGTGATATATACCCTATCTGTGAAACGAAAAATATTTCACCAGCTGTACTATTTTTGTTACCTATATATTCTGCCTTCACAAAATCATCAAATCTCTCTTTTAAACTGCCATTGCGATACCCATTATCATTCCAACCAAATAATACCCATGTCTTTACTACATCTTTTAAATTCTGTTCAATATCATTGAAAGTTTTAATCTTTTTAAAGTAATCTTCAGTATCCGATATATTATTAAAAAGTGATACAAAAAATTGCTTTGAAGCTTTCGTAATTATATCAATTGGTATTATTGTTCGAATAGGTAAAATAAAAAAGTCATTAGGGCAATTATCAATTAGCCTTAAAGATTCATTTATATTAGCCTGGGCAACGGATGCAAGTTTTTCTCTCATACTTTTAGGTATTTCTCGGTTCAAAAGATTTAAATAACTAATTAAGGGGTCGTCTATCAAACAAATACTTCCAGTTATTTTCATTGAATAATGCTGCATATATTCTAGGTCAATCTTTGTAACTGCTGTAAGGAAAACTGTATCTATTTGAGGAAATTCATAATTATAGATATTTAACAATACAGGCTCATTTTGTTTCCAAAAGAGATTTACTTCTTCAATAAATTCAACAAAATATTCGTCTTCCCATTCATTTAGTCCCCTTTTTAATAAAGTTTTATATTCATTTTGAATATGTATAAGTTCTTCTTGAAATTTAGTTTTTGTCATTTATTTTCACCTCTAGATGAGATGGGTAACCGTATAGTTTCTTTAATATATTTAGTGTTTCTTGCATTAGTAGTCGACAATCATGCCATACACTTTTAAGTTGCTGCTGATTTTCTATATCTGGAACGCAATGAAACTGATGACTAGCTGTATTACATTTTAATAAACTACTCTCTCTAATAGCTCCCCATAAGCCATGTTCATAAATAGAATCGTAATCATATAAATGTTTATATAGATTTGATTCACCAACCATTTCAGCTTTAGTTTTTATATTATGACGATCAAAATAATTCAAATCCATATCAACAAAATCTCTCATTTTGTATTCTTCCACAAGTAAACTTAGATATTTATATTCAACGTGACTATTTGGAAATATATCTCCAGTATCCTCATATCTCTCAGTAATAAGCTTGAATTGACCTAAACCATAATATTGATATTCTTCCCATATATTCGGCTTCTCTGACTCCCTTAAGATCAAATATTTCATCATTATATAATTCTCAATTAGGGATCTAATAATACTTCGACCAGTGATTGTATTATAAAGATCATGCTCAACTAATTCTAAAAAGCGTTTATAGGAAAATGTTGTTAACCCTAATAAGACCAACATTTTTTGATCTAGGGGAGAAACTGTATGAAAAAGGTCGGTGAAGTATTTAAGCTCTTTATTACAATTTTCTAAAGCTGTTTTTTTATCTAAAGCGTCTTCTATTTCAAATTGAACAGTAAATAATTCACAATCCGTCAATTCACTCATCCTCTCCCAAAATAGTTCTAGATATGTAATATTAGGATTTTCCTCAAAGTTTGAAGACATCATTTCTAAGTTTCTTACCATCGGTCTAATCATTGCCATTAAATGATTATCGTGAGTTAAATTTGGATATTGATTGATTAATTTACTTTGATCCTGGGACATAACTATTTTATTTTTTAATTGAATAAAATAGAAAACTAGATATCTAATGTCCGTTGTCTGTTCTGAATGTTGACTTGAAAACGTTTGTAATATATATTCTAATTTACTTATTTTTTCCTCTATACTTTCATCCTTAATTGAAAAGTATTTTGAAAAAGGGCGGCTAATTGAATAAGTAATAATTATGGTCAGAGGACTTAAAACGCTTTTATCTATTTTACTTAATAAGAATTTATAGAAATCTTGTTGTTTTTCTTCACTTAATTGAAGAATATATGAAACTTTAGGTTGTATAATTGTATCAGGTGAAATTTTATTTAATTCTTGTAAGATATCTTGAGTTAAAATTATTGCTTTTTCTCGAGGATGAGAATGAAAAATTAAAGCTAACC belongs to Mesobacillus subterraneus and includes:
- a CDS encoding YokU family protein, translating into MDINCEWCGGKAINGEGTVYWELPDSSRAIEITSTPAVNCRECDMVYQTENVTKEIEDQLFLVDTRIISNTISFKELTELPRLLKRNYFDFSS
- the istA gene encoding IS21 family transposase, translated to MDKFEMYIEIRGLINQKYSVSAIARKMKISRNTVYKYLQKTPDEMAEWTAATMARTKKLDIHKELILNWLREYPDMTAAQVYDWLKEKFPTFKVGESTVRNYVKDIRAEFSIPKEVNKREYEAIPDPPMGEQIQADFGFVTVRNKAGKPVKLMFIVFVLAHSRFKYVWFQNRPFTTKDVVEAHKKAFIAFSGVSKEIVYDQDRLLVVAENEGDILLTEEFQQFVNEVEFKVVLCRKADPESKGRVENVVGFVKKNFVQHRIYHNIDSWNEQCQHWLDRTGNGKVHNGTKRRPADVFLLEKQHMRQVNLLKQNIKSSITRSVRKDNTVLFHSNRYTVPLGTFHKYPEVQLKPSKENKLIIFVKDTGEILAVHSISQDKGQLIRNTSHQRDRSKGLTELKDSISSHFTDPERAKMYIQELQRKYPRYVRDQLSIIKKCIDVSAVDVLDDSLVLCMERNLYSANDFRDVVQLLKRQRQVNMNSPSAIAEYQSTSADVETLPLLSAEAKHRPLNQYVAIMEGIK
- a CDS encoding DUF5677 domain-containing protein; protein product: MVKEYKGHKFKSGKFVTPFNELLTQLGKEEQWYLGRLPEYMWLALIFHSHPREKAIILTQDILQELNKISPDTIIQPKVSYILQLSEEKQQDFYKFLLSKIDKSVLSPLTIIITYSISRPFSKYFSIKDESIEEKISKLEYILQTFSSQHSEQTTDIRYLVFYFIQLKNKIVMSQDQSKLINQYPNLTHDNHLMAMIRPMVRNLEMMSSNFEENPNITYLELFWERMSELTDCELFTVQFEIEDALDKKTALENCNKELKYFTDLFHTVSPLDQKMLVLLGLTTFSYKRFLELVEHDLYNTITGRSIIRSLIENYIMMKYLILRESEKPNIWEEYQYYGLGQFKLITERYEDTGDIFPNSHVEYKYLSLLVEEYKMRDFVDMDLNYFDRHNIKTKAEMVGESNLYKHLYDYDSIYEHGLWGAIRESSLLKCNTASHQFHCVPDIENQQQLKSVWHDCRLLMQETLNILKKLYGYPSHLEVKINDKN